A single Fusarium oxysporum Fo47 chromosome IV, complete sequence DNA region contains:
- a CDS encoding uncharacterized protein (expressed protein) produces MYSFNTAALVALAGFAAVEAAIVSPAPQPTGVKNGTVTVTSVYDVYTTVCAGPTSFHLGGKDYVVTEPCTLTITDCPCTVTETHPAGPTWIPGKPYHPAPPKPEHPSKPEQPEHPAQPEHPVVTAKTTGPQAPEATKPAKGTDVPETPVVVAGAGAVQVGLGLAAMLGLIAL; encoded by the coding sequence ATGTACTCATTCAACACCGCCGCTCTCGTTGCCCTTGCTGGCTTCGCCGCCGTTGAGGCCGCCATTGTCTCTCCTGCTCCCCAGCCTACCGGCGTCAAGAACGGCACCGTCACCGTCACCAGTGTGTACGATGTCTACACCACTGTCTGCGCTGGTCCTACCAGCTTCCACCTCGGAGGCAAGGACTATGTCGTCACTGAGCCTTGCACTCTGACCATCACTGACTGCCCTTGCACCGTCACTGAGACTCACCCCGCGGGCCCTACTTGGATCCCTGGCAAGCCCTACCACCCTGCTCCCCCCAAGCCTGAGCACCCCTCCAAGCCCGAGCAGCCTGAGCACCCTGCCCAGCCCGAGCACCCTGTGGTTACCGCCAAGACCACCGGCCCTCAGGCTCCTGAGGCCACCAAGCCCGCCAAGGGTACGGATGTCCCCGAGACTCCCGTCGTCGTTGCCGGCGCCGGTGCTGTCCAGGTCGGTCTCGGCCTGGCTGCCATGCTCGGCCTCATTGCTCTGTAA